A window of Lysobacter terrestris contains these coding sequences:
- a CDS encoding response regulator transcription factor yields the protein MQSTRDGGLVLIVEDNRNISEMVGEYLEGRGFEVDFAADGLDGYRLSTENSYDVIVLDLMLPRMDGIEVCKKLREEARKSTPVLMLTARDTLDEKLNGLSVGADDYLTKPFAIQELEARLRALIRRERRQVGGEVLKVADLVLDPASLRVTRDGTELQLSPIGLRLLTILMRESPRVVSRQEIEREIWGNGLPDSDTLRSHLYNLRKTIDKPFDKQLLHTVQSAGYRVADISQPPD from the coding sequence ATGCAATCAACCCGTGACGGTGGCCTGGTCCTGATCGTCGAGGACAACCGCAACATCTCCGAAATGGTAGGCGAGTACCTGGAAGGGCGCGGCTTCGAGGTGGATTTCGCCGCCGACGGCCTGGACGGCTATCGCCTCTCCACCGAGAACAGTTACGACGTGATCGTGCTGGACCTGATGCTGCCACGCATGGACGGCATCGAGGTCTGCAAGAAGCTGCGCGAGGAAGCGCGCAAGTCCACGCCGGTGCTGATGCTGACGGCGCGCGACACGCTGGACGAGAAGCTCAACGGCCTGTCGGTCGGCGCCGACGATTACCTGACCAAGCCGTTCGCGATCCAGGAACTGGAAGCGCGCCTGCGCGCCCTGATCCGCCGCGAGCGCCGCCAGGTCGGCGGCGAAGTGCTCAAGGTCGCCGACCTCGTGCTCGATCCCGCCAGCCTGCGCGTGACCCGCGACGGCACCGAGTTGCAGCTCTCGCCGATCGGCCTGCGCCTGCTGACGATCCTGATGCGCGAGTCGCCGCGCGTGGTCAGCCGCCAGGAGATCGAGCGCGAGATCTGGGGCAACGGGCTGCCGGATTCGGACACGCTGCGCAGCCACCTCTACAACCTGCGCAAGACCATCGACAAACCCTTCGACAAACAATTGCTGCACACCGTTCAGAGCGCCGGTTATCGCGTGGCGGACATATCGCAACCGCCCGACTGA
- a CDS encoding DMT family protein, whose amino-acid sequence MLERLYPALLLLASNIFMTFAWYGHLRYKSAPLALAIAVSWGIALFEYCLMVPANRLGSAMYSAPQLKGMQEVITLLVFAGFSTWYLGQPLKWNHWAGFALIVVAAWLIFQD is encoded by the coding sequence ATGCTCGAACGCCTCTACCCCGCCCTGCTGCTGCTCGCCTCCAACATCTTCATGACCTTCGCCTGGTACGGCCACCTGCGCTACAAGTCGGCGCCGCTGGCGCTGGCCATCGCGGTGAGCTGGGGCATCGCCCTGTTCGAGTACTGCCTGATGGTGCCCGCCAACCGCCTGGGCAGCGCCATGTATTCGGCGCCGCAGCTCAAGGGCATGCAGGAGGTGATCACCCTGCTGGTGTTCGCCGGCTTCTCCACCTGGTACCTGGGCCAGCCGCTGAAGTGGAACCACTGGGCGGGGTTCGCCCTGATCGTGGTGGCGGCGTGGCTGATCTTCCAGGATTGA
- a CDS encoding DUF962 domain-containing protein, translating to MSQFSSFRDFYPYYLGEHVNRTCRRLHFVGSCGVLLLLALAIWQRNGWYALGALFCGYGFAWVGHFFFEKNRPATFKHPFYSFAGDWVMFRDILVGRIRF from the coding sequence ATGAGCCAGTTCTCCAGCTTCCGTGATTTCTATCCCTACTACCTGGGCGAGCACGTCAACCGCACGTGCCGCCGCCTGCATTTCGTCGGCAGCTGCGGCGTCCTGCTGCTGCTCGCGCTGGCGATCTGGCAGCGCAACGGCTGGTACGCGCTCGGCGCGCTGTTCTGCGGCTACGGATTCGCCTGGGTCGGGCATTTCTTCTTCGAGAAGAACCGGCCGGCGACGTTCAAGCACCCGTTCTATTCGTTCGCGGGCGACTGGGTGATGTTCAGGGACATCCTGGTGGGACGGATCCGGTTCTAG
- the mazG gene encoding nucleoside triphosphate pyrophosphohydrolase, translating to MTELPQDHRDIHTLLEIMRRLRDPQGGCPWDVEQTFATIAPYTIEEAYEVADAIDRNDLHALKDELGDLLLQVVFHARMAEEQGDFAFGDVVAAISDKMIRRHPHVFADATVEDADAQTVAWEEQKRRERASAGHEDTSALAGIARGLPEWQRAVKLQKRAATVGFDWPDIAPVIAKLHEEIEEVRVEFDAVARDPGDMGARDRLEDEIGDLLFVAANIARHAKVDVGAAMRRANLKFERRFRAMETLADADGHALAALSLEAQDRYWNRAKDGEK from the coding sequence ATGACCGAGCTCCCGCAGGACCACCGCGACATCCACACCCTGCTCGAAATCATGCGGCGCCTGCGCGACCCGCAGGGTGGCTGCCCGTGGGACGTCGAGCAGACCTTCGCCACGATCGCGCCGTACACGATCGAGGAGGCCTACGAGGTGGCCGACGCGATCGACCGCAATGATCTGCACGCGCTGAAGGACGAACTCGGCGACCTGCTGCTGCAGGTGGTCTTCCATGCGCGCATGGCCGAAGAGCAGGGCGACTTCGCCTTCGGCGACGTGGTCGCCGCGATCAGCGACAAGATGATCCGTCGCCACCCGCACGTCTTCGCCGATGCCACGGTCGAGGATGCCGATGCACAGACGGTCGCGTGGGAGGAGCAGAAGCGCCGCGAGCGCGCGTCCGCCGGCCACGAGGACACGTCCGCGCTCGCCGGCATCGCCCGCGGCCTGCCGGAATGGCAACGCGCGGTGAAACTGCAGAAGCGCGCGGCGACGGTCGGTTTCGACTGGCCCGACATCGCGCCGGTGATCGCCAAGCTGCACGAGGAAATCGAGGAAGTGCGCGTCGAGTTCGACGCGGTTGCCCGCGATCCCGGCGACATGGGCGCGCGCGATCGCCTGGAGGACGAGATCGGCGACCTGCTGTTCGTCGCCGCCAACATCGCGCGGCACGCCAAGGTCGACGTGGGTGCGGCGATGCGTCGCGCCAACCTCAAGTTCGAGCGCCGCTTCCGCGCGATGGAAACCCTCGCCGATGCCGACGGCCACGCGCTTGCCGCGTTGTCGCTGGAGGCGCAGGATCGTTACTGGAACCGGGCCAAGGACGGCGAGAAATAG
- the cysQ gene encoding 3'(2'),5'-bisphosphate nucleotidase CysQ has protein sequence MAEVAGMIDRELREEVIALAQDAAAAILGIYDSEFAVEHKDDDSPLTAADLAAHRCIVEGLARITPDIPVLSEESAHEVSTGERRGWNRLWLVDPLDGTREFVKRNGEFTVNIALIEDGVAVFGVVQAPVTGRLWYGGASLGASVREHGHEAPLRVRAPALAPLRVAASRSHRDARTQAFIDRMGEVEPVGLGSSLKFCRIAEGGLDVYPRFGPTSEWDTAAGQCVLEGAGGALFDPQGRPFRYNQRERILNGDFIALGDTALPWRDWVRESA, from the coding sequence ATGGCTGAGGTTGCAGGCATGATCGACCGCGAATTGCGCGAGGAAGTCATCGCCCTGGCGCAGGACGCCGCGGCCGCGATCCTGGGCATCTACGACAGCGAATTCGCCGTCGAGCACAAGGACGACGATTCGCCGCTGACCGCCGCCGATCTCGCGGCGCACCGCTGCATCGTCGAAGGCCTGGCGCGCATCACCCCGGACATCCCGGTGCTGTCGGAAGAATCCGCACACGAAGTCAGTACCGGCGAACGGCGCGGGTGGAATCGCCTGTGGCTGGTCGATCCGCTCGACGGCACGCGCGAGTTCGTCAAGCGCAACGGCGAATTCACCGTCAACATCGCGCTCATCGAGGACGGCGTCGCCGTGTTCGGCGTCGTACAGGCTCCGGTGACAGGGCGGCTCTGGTACGGCGGCGCGTCGCTGGGCGCGAGCGTGCGCGAGCACGGCCATGAGGCGCCGCTGCGCGTGCGCGCGCCGGCATTGGCGCCGTTGCGTGTTGCCGCCAGCCGCTCGCACCGCGACGCGCGCACGCAGGCCTTCATCGACCGCATGGGTGAAGTGGAGCCGGTGGGGCTGGGCTCGTCGCTGAAGTTCTGCCGCATCGCCGAAGGCGGGCTGGACGTGTATCCGCGCTTCGGGCCGACCAGCGAGTGGGACACCGCCGCCGGCCAGTGCGTGCTCGAAGGCGCCGGTGGCGCGCTGTTCGATCCGCAGGGCCGGCCGTTCCGCTACAACCAGCGCGAACGGATCCTCAACGGCGATTTCATCGCCCTGGGCGACACCGCGCTGCCGTGGCGCGACTGGGTGCGCGAAAGCGCCTAG
- the nudE gene encoding ADP compounds hydrolase NudE: protein MTRRLPTIHRITEHEAGPYRLERLELEFANGERRNYERLHGRGHGAVIVVPMLDDDTVLLVREYAAGMHRYELGLVKGRIDAGETALQAADRELKEEAGYGARSLTLLRDITLAPTYMSHTAQLVLARDLYPERLPGDEPEELEVIPWKLDALHELILREDFSEGRSIAALFIAREWLRLQA from the coding sequence GTGACGCGCCGGCTGCCCACCATCCACCGCATCACCGAACACGAGGCCGGGCCGTACCGGCTCGAACGCCTCGAGCTCGAATTCGCCAACGGCGAGCGCCGCAACTACGAGCGCCTCCACGGCCGCGGCCACGGCGCGGTCATCGTCGTGCCGATGCTCGATGACGACACGGTGCTGCTGGTGCGCGAATACGCCGCCGGCATGCACCGCTACGAGCTGGGCCTGGTGAAGGGCCGGATCGACGCGGGCGAAACCGCGCTGCAGGCCGCGGATCGCGAACTGAAGGAGGAGGCTGGTTACGGCGCGCGCTCGCTCACCCTGCTGCGCGACATCACCCTGGCCCCGACCTACATGAGCCACACCGCGCAACTGGTGCTGGCGCGCGACCTGTACCCCGAGCGCCTGCCGGGTGACGAACCCGAGGAGCTCGAAGTGATTCCGTGGAAACTCGATGCGCTGCATGAACTGATCCTGCGCGAGGATTTTTCCGAGGGCCGCAGCATCGCGGCGCTCTTCATCGCCCGCGAATGGCTGAGGTTGCAGGCATGA
- the bioA gene encoding adenosylmethionine--8-amino-7-oxononanoate transaminase: MQDTTHDPMMIADADAWRSRDLAVLWHPCTQMREHPDTLPLLPIARGEGPWLVGRDGRRYLDAISSWWTNLFGHAEPRIAAAIARQASTLEHVILAGCSHAPAVELAERLLAMAPREAGRAPLAKVFYADNGSAGVEVALKMAFHWFRNRGAPGRTKFIALENGYHGETLGALAVGDIPLYRRIYAPLLAEALFAPSPDAYLCEPGETPVKRAQRAADALRDILERHAGEVCALILEPRVQCAGGMRMHDPVYLRLARELCDAHGVFLIADEIAAGFGRTGTLFACEQAPGDARVAGSSGVQPDLLCLSKGLTGGALPLAAVLATQSIYDGFLDDSRERAFLHSHSYTGNPLACAAALAALDIFASDNIIERNRATAARMAALAQPLGAHPHVADARQAGMIVAFELTRNGDKRTPFDTSHRVGLRAYRHALSRGVLLRPLGDILYWMPPYCIDDDALQLLADVTRSAIDEATAEAG; encoded by the coding sequence ATGCAGGACACGACTCACGATCCAATGATGATAGCGGACGCGGATGCATGGCGTTCGCGCGACCTGGCCGTGCTCTGGCACCCGTGCACGCAGATGCGCGAGCACCCGGACACGCTGCCGCTGCTGCCGATCGCGCGCGGCGAAGGCCCGTGGCTGGTGGGCCGTGACGGTCGCCGCTACCTCGATGCGATCAGCAGCTGGTGGACCAACCTGTTCGGCCACGCCGAACCGCGCATCGCCGCCGCCATCGCCAGGCAGGCCTCGACCCTGGAACACGTGATCCTCGCCGGTTGCTCGCACGCGCCGGCGGTGGAACTGGCGGAACGGCTGCTGGCCATGGCCCCGCGCGAAGCCGGCCGCGCGCCCCTGGCCAAGGTGTTCTATGCCGACAACGGCTCGGCCGGCGTCGAAGTCGCGCTGAAGATGGCGTTCCACTGGTTCCGCAACCGCGGTGCACCGGGGCGCACCAAGTTCATCGCACTGGAGAACGGCTACCACGGCGAGACGCTGGGCGCGCTCGCGGTCGGCGACATCCCGCTGTACCGCCGCATCTATGCGCCGCTGCTCGCCGAAGCCCTGTTCGCGCCGTCCCCGGACGCCTACCTGTGCGAGCCCGGGGAGACGCCGGTGAAGCGCGCGCAGCGCGCGGCCGATGCGCTGCGCGACATCCTCGAGCGCCACGCCGGTGAAGTCTGCGCCCTGATCCTGGAGCCGCGCGTGCAGTGCGCCGGCGGCATGCGCATGCACGATCCGGTCTACCTGCGCCTGGCGCGCGAACTGTGCGACGCGCACGGCGTGTTCCTGATCGCCGACGAGATCGCCGCCGGCTTCGGCCGCACCGGCACGCTGTTCGCCTGCGAACAGGCCCCCGGCGACGCTCGCGTTGCCGGTTCCAGCGGGGTCCAGCCCGACCTGCTGTGCCTGTCGAAGGGACTGACCGGCGGCGCGCTGCCGCTGGCGGCGGTGCTGGCGACGCAGTCGATCTACGACGGCTTCCTCGACGACTCGCGCGAGCGGGCGTTCCTGCATTCGCACAGCTACACCGGCAACCCGCTGGCGTGCGCGGCCGCGCTGGCAGCGCTGGACATCTTCGCCAGCGACAACATCATCGAACGCAACCGCGCGACCGCGGCCCGGATGGCCGCACTCGCGCAGCCGCTCGGTGCGCATCCGCATGTCGCCGACGCGCGCCAGGCCGGGATGATCGTTGCCTTCGAACTCACCCGGAACGGCGACAAGCGCACGCCGTTCGATACGTCCCATCGCGTCGGCCTGCGCGCCTACCGGCATGCGCTGTCGCGTGGCGTGCTGCTGCGGCCGCTCGGCGACATCCTCTACTGGATGCCCCCGTACTGCATCGACGACGACGCGCTGCAACTGCTGGCCGACGTCACCCGTAGCGCCATCGACGAAGCGACCGCGGAGGCCGGCTGA
- a CDS encoding 16S rRNA (uracil(1498)-N(3))-methyltransferase, whose product MRTIRVHVEAPLAPGIELQLPDSAAAHLSRVLRLTVGDACVLFNGDGHDHAARIVAQDKRGVRVAVGESQPIDNESPLRITLLQGVARGEKMDLILQKATELGVSAIAPLWSQRSEVKLDGERAAKRLAHWRGVVAAACEQCGRARLPAVTAPVALAAALQALPAGGLRLILDPEGDLGLATLDAPNGDDVVLAVGPEGGWSPLDREQLVAAGFRGLRLGPRILRTETAGLAAIAALQSRLGDLT is encoded by the coding sequence ATGCGCACCATCCGCGTGCACGTGGAGGCGCCGCTGGCGCCGGGCATCGAACTGCAACTGCCGGACAGCGCGGCCGCACACCTGTCGCGCGTGCTGCGGCTGACGGTGGGCGACGCGTGCGTCCTGTTCAACGGCGATGGCCACGACCATGCGGCGCGCATCGTTGCGCAGGACAAGCGCGGCGTGCGCGTCGCGGTCGGCGAGTCGCAGCCGATCGACAACGAATCGCCACTGCGCATCACCCTGCTGCAGGGCGTCGCGCGCGGCGAGAAGATGGACCTGATCCTGCAGAAGGCCACCGAGCTCGGGGTCAGCGCGATCGCGCCGCTGTGGTCGCAGCGCAGCGAGGTGAAGCTGGACGGCGAACGCGCGGCGAAGCGCCTCGCGCATTGGCGCGGGGTGGTGGCCGCCGCCTGCGAACAGTGCGGACGGGCCCGGCTCCCCGCGGTAACCGCGCCGGTGGCGTTGGCCGCGGCCTTGCAGGCGTTGCCCGCCGGTGGGCTGCGATTGATCCTGGATCCGGAAGGCGACCTCGGGCTGGCCACGCTGGACGCGCCAAATGGCGACGACGTCGTGCTCGCGGTCGGCCCCGAAGGCGGCTGGTCACCGCTCGATCGCGAGCAACTGGTGGCGGCGGGCTTCCGCGGCCTGCGCCTGGGGCCGCGGATCCTGCGCACCGAAACGGCGGGGTTGGCGGCGATCGCGGCGCTGCAGTCGCGACTGGGCGACCTGACCTGA
- a CDS encoding chemotaxis protein CheW encodes MNSQAMNTPSPNAAPTDIRGVLIAIARARLLLPNATIAEVLSFAPPSPVEGAPDWLLGRIRWRGWELPLIAFSQMADIAPEAGGLGSKVVVLKALGGDAKAPYFAILTQGFPRLVTVATDRLLHEPDEQLPRGVHARVWLNEDEAFIPDLEAVQALIGNALAQAQAA; translated from the coding sequence ATGAACAGCCAGGCGATGAACACCCCGAGCCCGAACGCCGCCCCGACCGACATCCGCGGCGTGCTCATCGCCATTGCGCGTGCCCGCCTGCTGCTGCCCAACGCAACCATCGCCGAGGTGCTGTCGTTCGCGCCGCCTTCGCCGGTGGAAGGGGCGCCGGACTGGCTGCTGGGCCGCATCCGCTGGCGCGGTTGGGAACTGCCGCTGATCGCATTCTCGCAGATGGCGGACATCGCGCCGGAAGCCGGTGGCCTGGGCAGCAAGGTCGTGGTGCTCAAGGCGCTCGGTGGGGATGCGAAGGCACCTTACTTCGCAATCCTGACCCAGGGCTTCCCGCGCCTGGTCACGGTGGCGACGGACCGCCTCCTGCACGAACCCGACGAGCAGCTCCCGCGTGGCGTGCATGCGCGCGTGTGGCTCAACGAGGACGAGGCCTTCATTCCCGATCTTGAGGCCGTGCAGGCCCTGATCGGCAACGCGCTGGCACAGGCCCAGGCCGCCTGA
- a CDS encoding chemotaxis protein CheB produces MSNHARRVVLLARPGAARDRMREALDQAGANIVLEADPAATDQATVLASQPQMALIVLDASTDEALDRFDGVLSDPAIEVLFEEAEHAVGRVGWDAARWVRHLRAKLGLADTVLPPGREAEAQDLAVPAPVAAVVVPATPVVTAVPPEMPPLPEMPPPLPELALLDNDEVAPIELHTDMELVTVELGDEAAHYVHEHGADALPPFVAKLDLELADATPSEIRIEGLELEEDHAADSSRFHNDMVDLHSRIAAMELVEDRTKATTRGVVLVMAGIGGPDAVRQLLGALPERFPQPVLVQQRLDGGHYDKLVAQMQRATALPVKLAASGDAVAPATVYILPPTLGVQQDAQGLAFNDLPADLLASLPANDSAVLLLSGADPAQVDAVMKMAGAGALVAGQSLDGCYDVAAPAALASRGGQAGKPQDLARRLAERWH; encoded by the coding sequence ATGAGTAACCACGCCCGCCGCGTCGTGTTGCTGGCCCGCCCCGGCGCGGCCCGCGACCGCATGCGTGAGGCGCTGGACCAGGCTGGCGCGAACATCGTGCTGGAAGCCGATCCGGCGGCCACCGACCAGGCGACCGTGCTTGCCTCGCAGCCGCAGATGGCGTTGATCGTGCTCGATGCCAGCACCGACGAAGCGCTCGACCGCTTCGATGGCGTGCTGTCCGATCCGGCGATCGAAGTGCTGTTCGAGGAAGCCGAACACGCGGTCGGCCGCGTCGGCTGGGATGCCGCGCGCTGGGTGCGGCATCTGCGTGCCAAGCTCGGGCTGGCCGACACCGTGCTCCCGCCGGGCCGCGAGGCCGAGGCGCAGGATCTCGCCGTGCCCGCGCCGGTCGCGGCCGTGGTGGTGCCGGCAACGCCCGTCGTCACGGCGGTGCCGCCCGAGATGCCGCCGCTGCCGGAAATGCCGCCGCCGTTGCCGGAACTCGCGTTGCTGGACAACGACGAGGTCGCCCCGATCGAGCTGCATACCGACATGGAGCTGGTCACGGTCGAGCTGGGCGACGAAGCCGCGCATTACGTGCACGAGCACGGCGCGGATGCCTTGCCGCCGTTCGTGGCCAAGCTGGACCTCGAACTCGCGGACGCGACGCCGAGCGAGATCCGGATCGAGGGCCTGGAACTCGAAGAAGACCACGCCGCCGACAGCAGCCGCTTCCACAACGACATGGTCGACTTGCATTCGCGCATCGCCGCGATGGAGCTGGTCGAAGACCGGACCAAGGCAACCACGCGCGGTGTCGTGCTGGTGATGGCCGGCATCGGCGGGCCCGATGCAGTGCGGCAGTTGCTCGGCGCCCTGCCGGAACGGTTCCCGCAGCCCGTGCTGGTGCAGCAGCGCCTCGACGGTGGCCACTACGACAAGCTGGTCGCGCAGATGCAGCGCGCCACGGCCTTGCCGGTGAAACTGGCCGCGAGCGGCGACGCCGTGGCGCCCGCCACCGTCTACATCCTGCCGCCGACCCTCGGCGTCCAGCAGGACGCGCAAGGGCTGGCCTTCAACGATTTGCCCGCCGACCTGCTCGCATCGCTGCCGGCCAACGACAGCGCGGTGCTGCTGCTGAGCGGCGCCGATCCCGCGCAGGTCGATGCCGTCATGAAGATGGCAGGGGCGGGCGCCCTCGTGGCCGGCCAATCGCTGGACGGCTGCTACGACGTTGCCGCACCTGCCGCCCTGGCTTCGCGCGGCGGTCAGGCCGGCAAGCCGCAGGACCTGGCGCGCCGCCTCGCCGAGCGCTGGCACTGA